The genomic region CAGAACGCGATTCTCGGGAAGCATGACATTATTCTTCTCGGGTTGCGAGGGCAGGCCAAGAGCCGGATTATTCGTATGCTTCCGAGCCTTCTGGACGACTACATTCCCGTTCTCGAAGGCACGCCCCTGAATGAGAACCCCTTCGCGCCCATAACGAAGCAGGGGCGAGACCTTGTCGACGAGCACGGTGACGACGCCCCGATTGCCTGGATGCCGCGGTCGGACCGGTACGGCGAGAAGTTGGCGACGCCGGACACGACCATAGCGGATCTGATTGGTGACATTGATCCGATCAAAGCGGCCAATCGGCGTCTCACGTATGCAGACGAAGAGGTGATTCACTTCGGGATTATCCCGCGTACGAATCGGGGGCTCTTTGCGATCAACGAGCTGCCTGACCTGCAGCCTCGTATTCAGGTCGGTCTGCTCAATATCATGGAGGAGCAGGACATCCAGATCCGTGGGTTCAACGTTCGCTTCCCGATGGATGTGATGATGGTGTTCTCTGCGAACCCGGAGGATTACACGAGTCGCGGCAACCTGATCACGCCGCTAAAAGACCGGATCGACAGCCAGATCATCACGCACTACCCGCGTACGATCGACGTCGGGATCGAGATTACGGAGAAAGAAGCCTGGCAAGATCGAGCGACCGAGAGCGACGGGCTGGCCGTGGACGTCCGTGTGCCACACTACTTCCGTGAGATTATCGAGCAGGTCGCGTTCGAAGCGCGTGAGAGTGAGTACATCGACCAGAAATCCGGCGTCTCCGTTCGCGTAACGCGGGCCGCGCTGGAAGACCTAATCTCTGCGGCGGAACGTCGGGCGCTGATCAACCAGGAGACGGAGACGACTGTCCGCATCGGTGATCTGATGCACATCGAGCCAGCGATTACCGGGAAGGTCGAACTCGTTTATGAGGGTGAGCAAGAGGGTGCCCAGAACGTGGCGTTGACGCTGATTGGCCGCTCCGTCCGGACGATTTTTACCCAGTACTTTCCCGATCCGTCCGACAAAGAATCGGGCCGCCCGGCGTATCGAGAAGTTCTGAGCTGGTTCTCGAAAGGAAATGCCATCGATCTCGAACAGGATCTTTCGTTTACAGATTACGCCCAGCGTCTTGACCAGGTTGAGGGACTCAAGTCCCTCGTCGACACGCACACGAGCCCGGGAAGCCCATCGGAGACGGCCTCAATGATGGAGTTCGTTCTGGAGGCATTGCACCAGAATTCGTTGATCGGCAAGGAGTTCGACGACGGTTCGCAGTCGTACAACGACATCATGGGCTCCGTGCTTGGCAACTTTGGCCCCCCGGACGATTCCGATTTCGACGATGAAGACGATCCTTTTGACCGATATCGATAGCTGGTCGGGCGCTCATCCCCCAGAGCTTACCCGCTTGTCTGTACCGAGAGTCGAGTCGCCTCAGTGCGCATCGCAAACTCCTCCCCATCCTGATGTCGGAATTAGACGTTCGCATCCGAAAAGCCACGCCGGACGACGCCGATGTTCTGGTCACTCTGATTCGTGAGCTGGCTGAATACGAAAAACTACTGGACGAGGCGGAGCCAGATGCCGATCGGCTGCGCGCTCAACTCCACGAAGACGCGCAACCGCGATGCGAAGCGCTCATTGCCGAAACCGTCGGAGAGGAGGGGGAGCCCGTCGGCTTCGCGCTGTTCTTCGCCAACTACTCGACCTTCCTCACGCGCTTCGGCATCTACCTCGAGGATCTGTTCGTGC from Longibacter salinarum harbors:
- a CDS encoding GNAT family N-acetyltransferase, coding for MSELDVRIRKATPDDADVLVTLIRELAEYEKLLDEAEPDADRLRAQLHEDAQPRCEALIAETVGEEGEPVGFALFFANYSTFLTRFGIYLEDLFVRPEFRGQGVGFRLLRRVATIAAARGCERMDWAVLNWNTPAIDFYRQIGAEPLDDWTTMRLTGDAIHSLAGKGGDD
- a CDS encoding magnesium chelatase, which translates into the protein MARLSPDAPPPDISTIGELKASGYTVRSVKSEMRANLMAKLQSGEDIFPGIIGYDRTVIPQIQNAILGKHDIILLGLRGQAKSRIIRMLPSLLDDYIPVLEGTPLNENPFAPITKQGRDLVDEHGDDAPIAWMPRSDRYGEKLATPDTTIADLIGDIDPIKAANRRLTYADEEVIHFGIIPRTNRGLFAINELPDLQPRIQVGLLNIMEEQDIQIRGFNVRFPMDVMMVFSANPEDYTSRGNLITPLKDRIDSQIITHYPRTIDVGIEITEKEAWQDRATESDGLAVDVRVPHYFREIIEQVAFEARESEYIDQKSGVSVRVTRAALEDLISAAERRALINQETETTVRIGDLMHIEPAITGKVELVYEGEQEGAQNVALTLIGRSVRTIFTQYFPDPSDKESGRPAYREVLSWFSKGNAIDLEQDLSFTDYAQRLDQVEGLKSLVDTHTSPGSPSETASMMEFVLEALHQNSLIGKEFDDGSQSYNDIMGSVLGNFGPPDDSDFDDEDDPFDRYR